A stretch of Pleuronectes platessa chromosome 24, fPlePla1.1, whole genome shotgun sequence DNA encodes these proteins:
- the cyyr1 gene encoding LOW QUALITY PROTEIN: cysteine and tyrosine-rich protein 1 (The sequence of the model RefSeq protein was modified relative to this genomic sequence to represent the inferred CDS: deleted 1 base in 1 codon) translates to MENLWRRRRTQQQERRWRWLSNSLLLCFFTGGTEAQCEGCIEYCCNGSPPFCCSYYAYVGDVLSGTAISGIVFGVVFLMGAVAALFLCVCMCMKNGRGARVGVFRTSFINTVSQGYPGPPPPYTYDYEMYPPSLHPPPYTPTQPRPSNCSPPPPYTGCTRK, encoded by the exons aTGGAGaacctctggaggaggaggaggacgcagCAGCAGGAGCGCAGATGGAGATGGCTGAGCAACTCGCTGCTGCTTTGCTTTTTCACCG gtggcACCGAGGCCCAGTGTGAGGGCTGCATAGAGTACTGCTGCAATGGATCGCCGCCCTTCTGCTGCTCCTACTACGCCTACGTGGGGGACGTCCTCTC gggCACTGCCATCTCCGGTATCGTCTTCGGCGTGGTGTTCTTGATGGGGGCGGTGGCGGccttgttcctgtgtgtgtgtatgtgcatgaagAATGGGCGGGGCGCCCGGGTCGGCGTGTTCCGAACCTCCTTCATCAACACTGTGTCCCAGGGGTATCCAG GTCCTCCACCTCCGTATACCTACGACTACGAAATGTAC CCCCCCTCGCTGCACCCACCGCCTTACACCCCGACTCAGCCTCGACCGTCCAAttgctcccctcctcctccatacaCCGGCTGCACTCGCAAGTaa